A single Vicinamibacterales bacterium DNA region contains:
- a CDS encoding helix-turn-helix transcriptional regulator, whose protein sequence is MDMSEAMKPAVLHILLALADGDRHGYAIMQAVREQSGGAVPLRTGTFYRHLAALIDAGWIAEAAGPRGDDPRRGAYYRLTARGRDALRAERTRLVELLAAFPSGRAIRKSHS, encoded by the coding sequence ATGGATATGTCAGAGGCGATGAAGCCGGCCGTCCTTCACATCCTGCTGGCCCTCGCCGACGGCGATCGCCACGGCTACGCCATCATGCAAGCCGTGCGGGAGCAGAGCGGCGGTGCCGTCCCGCTCAGGACAGGAACCTTCTACCGCCACCTCGCGGCGCTGATCGACGCGGGATGGATCGCCGAGGCGGCGGGCCCGCGCGGCGACGACCCGCGCCGTGGCGCCTACTACCGGCTGACGGCGCGCGGCCGCGACGCGCTTCGCGCCGAGCGCACCCGCCTGGTCGAGCTGCTGGCGGCGTTCCCATCCGGGCGGGCCATCCGCAAGAGCCACTCGTAG
- a CDS encoding carbon starvation protein A produces the protein MRALYLVLPALGILAVAYRYYSAFIAARVMCLDDARRTPAHQRPDGQNYHVTPKWVLFGHHFAAIAGAGPLIGPVLAAQFGYAPGLIWLVAGVCLAGAVHDMIILWASTRRGGCSLADIARREIGPVAGTTAAVAILFIVIIALAGLGLAVVNALEHSAWGTFTIGMTIPLALFVGWYMYRLRPGRVAEATVIGVTGMLLCVVLGKPLSVSPIGHFFVFDRTQLIVLMAGYGFIASVLPVWLLLAPRDYLSSFMKIGTISLLVLGVIVVNPAIEAPAFSRFVGGGGPIVPGPLFPFAFITIACGAISGFHALISSGTTPKMIDRESDIRPIGYGAMLMEGVVGIMAIIAACAMEPGDYFAINTPPAVFATLGLSVTNLPALQAAVHESVVGRTGGAVSLAVGMAQIFAGMPGMRQLLDYWYHFAIMFEALFILTTIDAGTRVARFLVGEFFGRAYAPFARHDWLPGALLTTGLVVAAWAYFIWAGSISTIWPMFGIANQLLASVALAVGTTVIINAGRARYAWVTLVPLSFVAVSTLCAGALSVRDNFYPMAIGADVGAHVQGYLNSLLTVAMMVCVLVILASAFASWVGVLSGRRQPVPEPAG, from the coding sequence ATGCGGGCGCTTTACCTGGTTCTACCGGCTCTCGGCATCCTGGCCGTCGCCTACCGCTATTACAGCGCGTTCATCGCGGCGCGGGTAATGTGCCTGGACGACGCCCGACGCACGCCTGCGCACCAGCGGCCGGACGGGCAAAACTATCACGTCACCCCGAAATGGGTGCTGTTTGGCCATCATTTTGCCGCAATTGCCGGCGCCGGGCCGCTGATCGGGCCGGTGCTGGCCGCGCAGTTCGGCTACGCGCCGGGTCTCATCTGGCTGGTCGCCGGCGTCTGCCTGGCGGGCGCCGTCCACGACATGATCATCCTGTGGGCGTCGACCCGGCGCGGCGGCTGTTCGCTCGCCGACATCGCGCGCCGCGAGATCGGGCCGGTGGCCGGCACCACCGCCGCCGTCGCCATTCTCTTCATTGTCATCATCGCGCTCGCCGGTCTCGGCCTCGCGGTGGTGAACGCGCTCGAGCACAGCGCCTGGGGCACCTTCACCATCGGCATGACGATCCCGCTGGCGCTCTTCGTCGGGTGGTACATGTATCGGCTGCGTCCGGGACGGGTGGCAGAGGCGACGGTCATCGGCGTCACCGGGATGCTGCTGTGCGTGGTGCTTGGCAAGCCGCTGTCGGTGTCGCCGATCGGCCATTTTTTCGTGTTCGACCGGACGCAGTTGATCGTGCTGATGGCGGGATACGGATTTATCGCATCGGTCCTGCCGGTGTGGCTGCTGCTGGCGCCGCGCGACTATCTCAGCTCGTTCATGAAGATCGGCACGATTTCGCTGCTCGTGCTCGGCGTCATCGTCGTCAATCCGGCGATCGAGGCGCCGGCATTCTCGCGGTTCGTCGGCGGCGGCGGTCCGATCGTGCCGGGACCGCTCTTCCCGTTCGCGTTCATCACCATCGCCTGCGGGGCGATCTCCGGCTTTCACGCGCTCATCTCGTCGGGCACGACCCCGAAGATGATCGATCGCGAATCGGACATCCGGCCGATCGGCTATGGCGCGATGCTGATGGAGGGGGTGGTCGGCATCATGGCGATCATCGCCGCCTGCGCGATGGAGCCCGGCGACTATTTCGCGATCAACACGCCGCCCGCGGTGTTCGCGACGCTCGGCCTGTCCGTGACGAATCTGCCGGCGCTCCAGGCGGCGGTCCACGAAAGCGTGGTCGGGCGGACCGGCGGCGCCGTCTCGCTCGCCGTCGGCATGGCGCAGATCTTCGCCGGCATGCCCGGCATGCGCCAGTTGCTCGACTACTGGTATCACTTCGCGATCATGTTCGAGGCGCTGTTCATCCTCACGACCATCGACGCCGGCACGCGCGTGGCGCGCTTCCTGGTCGGCGAGTTCTTCGGCCGCGCCTACGCGCCGTTCGCGCGGCACGACTGGCTGCCGGGGGCGCTGCTGACGACGGGCCTGGTCGTGGCGGCGTGGGCCTACTTCATCTGGGCCGGCAGCATCTCGACGATCTGGCCGATGTTCGGCATCGCCAACCAGCTGCTGGCCTCGGTGGCGCTCGCCGTCGGTACGACGGTGATCATCAATGCCGGCCGCGCGCGCTATGCGTGGGTGACGCTCGTGCCGCTGTCGTTCGTCGCGGTCAGCACGCTCTGCGCCGGCGCGCTCAGCGTGCGCGACAATTTCTATCCGATGGCGATCGGCGCCGACGTCGGCGCGCACGTCCAGGGCTATCTGAACTCGCTGCTGACGGTGGCGATGATGGTGTGCGTGCTCGTCATTCTGGCCAGTGCGTTCGCGAGCTGGGTCGGCGTGCTGAGCGGCCGGCGGCAGCCCGTCCCGGAGCCGGCCGGCTGA
- a CDS encoding VWA domain-containing protein: protein MRSLVLAFAAIGAALTVTAAGQGQKIKVSTLSVPVYVTVTNTEKQLVPDLEQDDFEVLDNLKPQTITVFENKPVPITTVVMLDTSGSMTGNLDFLKDGVEQFLLRLLPEDKAQVGEFNDKIKFHPGEFIDNRDRLIYLLKNELDFGYPTRLWDAADESVRRLEPMDGRKVVVLFTDGDDTDSKLGVGKVMDHAREKDIMIYGVGFQSVYFNGQHTVRSAPDKGLKKLTEDSGGGYFELKRGADLNETFTRVAQELHSQYVLGFSPETLDGKIHKLEVRVKKAGMTARARKTYMAAATGVQ from the coding sequence ATGCGCAGTCTCGTCCTCGCGTTCGCGGCAATCGGGGCCGCTCTCACGGTGACCGCCGCCGGCCAGGGCCAGAAGATCAAGGTCTCGACCCTGTCGGTTCCGGTCTACGTCACCGTCACCAACACCGAGAAGCAGCTCGTCCCGGATCTGGAGCAGGACGACTTCGAAGTGCTCGACAACCTCAAGCCGCAGACGATCACCGTCTTCGAGAACAAGCCGGTGCCGATCACGACCGTCGTGATGCTCGACACGAGCGGCAGCATGACCGGCAACCTGGACTTCCTCAAGGACGGGGTCGAGCAGTTCCTGCTGCGGTTGCTGCCGGAGGACAAGGCGCAGGTCGGCGAGTTCAACGACAAGATCAAGTTCCACCCGGGCGAGTTCATCGACAACCGCGATCGGCTGATCTACCTGCTGAAGAACGAGCTGGATTTCGGGTATCCGACGCGGCTGTGGGACGCGGCCGACGAAAGCGTACGGCGGCTCGAGCCGATGGACGGGCGCAAGGTCGTGGTGCTGTTCACCGACGGCGACGACACCGACAGCAAGCTCGGCGTCGGCAAGGTGATGGACCACGCCCGCGAAAAAGACATCATGATTTACGGCGTCGGCTTCCAGAGCGTGTACTTCAACGGCCAGCACACGGTACGGAGCGCGCCCGACAAGGGGCTGAAGAAGCTGACGGAGGATTCAGGCGGCGGTTACTTCGAGCTGAAGCGTGGCGCCGACCTGAACGAGACGTTTACGCGCGTCGCGCAGGAACTGCACAGCCAGTACGTCCTCGGCTTCTCGCCCGAGACGCTGGACGGGAAAATTCACAAGCTCGAAGTGCGCGTGAAGAAGGCCGGGATGACTGCCAGGGCCCGGAAGACCTACATGGCCGCGGCCACGGGCGTGCAATGA
- a CDS encoding class I SAM-dependent methyltransferase → MQLPFELDALAEARNYQRWVFDAVRPFLGRRILEVGSGIGNMSQWLPADDLLVLTETEPMLLDLLRERVPQYFGPLAGHVRIEPLSLGAAGPSAIAVLNALDLDTVISFNVLEHIEDDRDALGRLIGLLRGGSARERRLVSFVPAQSWALSDLDRYYGHFRRYSKQRIHDLSRELAPDAELSVTPFNALGLLGWVWSTMIRKQTTIDRRAVSAYDALCRYTRHVDDFACRRLRYPLGQSFVWVLTLR, encoded by the coding sequence ATGCAACTCCCGTTCGAGCTCGACGCGCTGGCGGAAGCCCGCAACTATCAGCGGTGGGTGTTCGACGCGGTGCGGCCGTTCCTGGGGCGCCGCATTCTGGAGGTGGGTTCTGGCATCGGCAACATGTCACAGTGGCTGCCCGCCGACGACCTGCTGGTGCTCACCGAGACCGAGCCCATGCTGCTCGACCTGTTGCGCGAGCGCGTGCCCCAGTACTTCGGTCCGCTCGCCGGCCACGTGCGCATCGAGCCGCTGTCGCTCGGCGCGGCCGGTCCGTCGGCGATCGCGGTGCTCAACGCGCTCGATCTCGATACCGTGATCTCCTTCAACGTGCTCGAGCACATCGAAGACGACCGCGACGCGCTCGGTCGCTTGATCGGCCTGCTCAGGGGCGGCAGCGCACGCGAGCGCCGACTCGTTTCGTTCGTGCCGGCCCAGTCCTGGGCGCTCAGCGACCTCGACCGCTATTACGGCCACTTCCGCCGGTATTCAAAACAGCGCATTCACGACCTGAGCCGTGAGCTGGCGCCAGACGCCGAGCTGTCGGTGACACCGTTCAATGCCCTTGGCCTCCTCGGGTGGGTGTGGAGCACGATGATTCGCAAGCAGACGACCATCGACAGACGAGCGGTGAGCGCCTACGACGCGCTCTGCCGCTACACGCGACACGTCGACGATTTCGCGTGCCGCCGCCTGCGCTACCCGCTGGGACAGTCGTTCGTGTGGGTCTTGACGCTGCGGTGA
- a CDS encoding radical SAM protein, with protein MLLITPPSIFLLDERVFINLGILKVAAALEREGIAVEHLDLSGTENYLDALEEHLSRSRATVAGVTTTTPQLPTVVHIVGRIRSVRPDIRIVLGGPHVTLTASAVKLEDRAGRAGRAREAMGRLERLADVLVSGDGELAVFEALRADAPRLVDGDDPRGGLFLTNAAYESTSLPARHLVDMTTYRYDIEGHRSTSLIAQLGCPFECGFCGGRNSKSLRLIRTRSTESIVAEVRMLHQSHGYTGFMFYDDELNVNKNMVGLMNALAQLQEEVGAEFRFRGFVKAELFTREQAAAMYRAGFRWLLSGFESGSPRILENINKKATLDDNTRAIETAKTAGLKVKALMSVGHPAESEQTTRETQEWLLRVAPDDFDCTVITAYPGTPYYDEALPHESRSGVWTYTYRRTGDRLHALDIDFLVVADYYKGDPNGGYQAFVYTDYLSSEELVARRNWVESSVRASLGLPYPQARPALRYEHSTGQGAAGLLPGFIFRRSDRSEIDAAR; from the coding sequence GTGTTGCTGATCACCCCGCCGTCCATCTTCCTGCTGGACGAGCGCGTCTTCATCAACCTCGGCATCCTCAAAGTTGCCGCCGCCCTCGAGCGCGAAGGGATCGCCGTCGAGCATCTCGATCTGTCCGGGACCGAGAACTATCTCGACGCGCTGGAAGAGCACCTATCGCGAAGCCGAGCCACTGTCGCGGGCGTGACGACCACCACGCCGCAGCTTCCGACCGTCGTCCACATCGTCGGGCGAATCCGCAGCGTCCGGCCTGACATCCGGATCGTGCTCGGCGGTCCGCACGTGACCCTGACCGCGTCGGCGGTGAAGCTGGAAGATCGCGCCGGACGCGCCGGGCGGGCCCGCGAGGCGATGGGACGCCTCGAGCGCCTTGCCGACGTGCTGGTCAGCGGAGACGGCGAGCTGGCCGTCTTCGAGGCCTTACGGGCCGATGCGCCGCGGCTGGTCGACGGCGACGACCCGCGCGGCGGGCTGTTCCTGACCAACGCCGCCTACGAATCCACGTCACTGCCGGCGCGCCACCTGGTCGACATGACGACCTATCGCTACGACATCGAAGGCCACCGCAGCACGAGCCTGATCGCACAGCTCGGGTGTCCGTTCGAATGCGGCTTCTGCGGCGGCCGCAACTCGAAGTCGCTGCGGCTGATCCGGACGCGATCGACCGAATCGATCGTCGCGGAAGTGCGGATGCTGCACCAGTCGCACGGCTACACCGGCTTCATGTTCTACGACGACGAACTGAACGTGAACAAGAACATGGTGGGGCTGATGAACGCGCTGGCGCAGCTCCAGGAGGAGGTCGGCGCGGAGTTCCGATTCCGCGGCTTCGTCAAGGCCGAGCTGTTCACCCGCGAGCAGGCCGCGGCGATGTACCGCGCCGGGTTCCGCTGGCTGCTGTCGGGATTCGAATCGGGCAGCCCGCGCATCCTCGAGAACATCAACAAGAAGGCGACGCTCGACGACAACACCCGCGCCATCGAGACCGCGAAGACGGCCGGCCTCAAGGTCAAGGCGCTGATGTCGGTCGGCCATCCGGCGGAATCGGAGCAGACGACGCGCGAAACCCAGGAATGGCTGCTGCGCGTCGCCCCCGACGATTTCGACTGCACGGTCATCACCGCCTATCCCGGCACCCCCTACTACGACGAGGCGCTGCCGCACGAAAGCCGCAGCGGCGTGTGGACGTACACGTATCGCCGCACCGGCGACCGCCTGCACGCCCTCGACATCGATTTCCTCGTGGTCGCCGACTACTACAAGGGCGATCCGAACGGCGGCTATCAGGCGTTCGTCTACACGGACTACCTGTCGTCCGAAGAGCTGGTGGCCCGGCGCAACTGGGTCGAGAGTTCGGTTCGCGCCAGCCTCGGTCTTCCCTATCCGCAGGCACGTCCGGCGCTCCGCTACGAGCACTCGACGGGACAGGGGGCGGCCGGCCTGCTGCCCGGCTTCATCTTCCGGCGCAGCGATCGCTCGGAGATCGACGCGGCGCGATGA
- a CDS encoding glycosyltransferase family 2 protein, with amino-acid sequence MIRVSILVPAYNEEATIVNVLERVRAQHVDDVAFEVIVVNDGSKDGTRRQLEARPDLYDTLINHEVNSGKGAAVKSALRAATGDYVLFQDADLEYDPSEYEKLLLPVRQFDADIVVGSRFLAPLYTRVHYLWHKIGNKAITNMFNVMFNKTFTDLYTCYVLFRRRLIDADELRTTGWEQQAEILCLVIRRSKTHYEVPIAYHGRTYDQGKKIRAHHAAIVLWTIIRTRFRSVS; translated from the coding sequence ATGATTCGCGTCTCGATTCTGGTCCCGGCCTACAACGAGGAAGCGACGATCGTCAACGTCCTCGAACGCGTGCGCGCACAGCACGTCGACGACGTCGCCTTCGAGGTCATCGTTGTCAACGACGGATCGAAGGACGGCACGCGCCGGCAGCTCGAGGCCCGCCCCGATCTCTACGACACGCTGATCAATCACGAGGTCAACAGCGGCAAGGGAGCCGCGGTCAAGTCGGCGCTGCGCGCCGCCACCGGCGACTACGTGCTGTTCCAGGACGCCGACCTGGAATACGACCCGTCGGAATACGAGAAGCTGCTCCTCCCCGTCCGGCAGTTCGACGCCGACATCGTCGTCGGCAGCCGTTTCCTCGCGCCGCTCTACACCCGCGTCCACTATCTGTGGCACAAGATCGGGAACAAGGCGATCACGAACATGTTCAACGTCATGTTCAACAAGACGTTTACCGATCTCTACACCTGCTACGTGCTCTTCCGCCGTCGCTTGATCGACGCCGACGAGCTGCGGACGACGGGCTGGGAACAGCAGGCGGAAATCCTGTGCCTGGTGATCCGCCGCAGCAAGACGCACTACGAGGTGCCGATCGCCTACCACGGCCGCACCTACGACCAGGGCAAGAAGATCCGGGCGCATCACGCCGCGATCGTCCTCTGGACGATCATCCGGACCCGCTTCCGTTCGGTGAGCTGA
- the ggt gene encoding gamma-glutamyltransferase: MRIAAAIMIAAALWSQQPAGDRPAGNLRGTRSVVLARNGVIATSQPLATAAGLRVLQSGGNAVDAAVTAAMVLSVVEPTMNGPGGDLFAMVYSAKDHKVHALNASGRAGSLATPDEFARRGARRIPLRGELSVTVPGVVDGWNELLTKYGTHSLGAALQPAIRYARDGYAVSEIIAGQWKDVEPMLASDANAAKTFLIDGRAPRPGDVFRNPNLAASLELIAREGRDAFYTGAIGAAIAGEMEKRHGLVTAKDLAGHHGDWVDPISTTYRGYQVLELPPNTQGVAALEMLNILEGYDLAAMGWGTARYLHTLVEAKRIAFADRGAWIGDASSTPTSAVAQMLSKDYAASRRREIDPARASDHRPLSLDGRTTPQGLDEPIGRGDTVYLTAADADGNVVSLIQSLYETFGSGIVAGDTGIMLHDRGNLFTLTPGHPNQIAPGKRPFHTLIPAMVMKDGVPWVSFGVMGGDMQAQGHAQVLVNLIDFGMNIQEAGEAPRFRDSGAGLALESAFSEEARTGLTARGYTLIQSVGVWGGFQGILIDPKTHVLQAGSDPRKDGMAAGW, translated from the coding sequence ATGCGAATCGCCGCCGCCATCATGATCGCCGCCGCCCTCTGGTCGCAGCAGCCGGCCGGTGATCGTCCAGCCGGCAACCTCCGCGGCACGCGCTCGGTCGTCCTGGCGCGAAACGGCGTCATCGCGACGAGCCAGCCGCTCGCCACGGCAGCCGGCCTGCGCGTCCTGCAGAGCGGGGGCAACGCCGTCGACGCCGCGGTGACCGCCGCCATGGTCCTCTCGGTCGTCGAGCCGACCATGAACGGACCCGGCGGCGATCTGTTCGCGATGGTCTATTCCGCGAAAGACCACAAAGTGCACGCGCTCAATGCGAGCGGCCGCGCCGGTTCGCTCGCCACCCCGGACGAGTTCGCGCGGCGCGGCGCCCGGCGCATCCCGTTGCGCGGAGAGCTGAGCGTCACGGTGCCCGGCGTGGTCGACGGCTGGAACGAGCTGCTGACGAAATACGGAACCCATTCGCTTGGCGCCGCGCTGCAGCCGGCGATCCGATACGCCCGCGACGGCTATGCGGTCAGCGAGATCATCGCCGGCCAGTGGAAGGACGTCGAGCCGATGCTGGCGAGCGACGCGAATGCGGCGAAGACCTTCCTGATCGACGGCCGGGCTCCCAGGCCCGGCGATGTTTTCCGCAACCCGAACCTCGCGGCGTCGCTCGAGCTGATCGCCAGGGAGGGCCGTGACGCGTTCTACACCGGCGCGATCGGCGCCGCCATCGCCGGCGAGATGGAGAAGCGCCACGGTCTCGTCACGGCGAAGGATCTGGCCGGCCACCACGGCGACTGGGTGGATCCGATCTCGACCACTTACCGCGGCTACCAGGTGCTGGAGCTGCCGCCGAACACGCAGGGGGTCGCCGCGCTCGAGATGCTCAACATCCTCGAGGGCTACGACCTCGCGGCGATGGGCTGGGGCACCGCGCGCTATCTCCACACGCTGGTCGAGGCCAAGCGGATTGCCTTCGCGGATCGCGGCGCGTGGATCGGCGATGCGTCTTCGACGCCGACGTCCGCTGTCGCGCAGATGCTGTCGAAGGACTACGCGGCGAGCCGACGTCGCGAGATCGATCCCGCCAGGGCGTCGGACCACCGGCCGCTGTCGCTCGACGGCCGCACCACCCCGCAGGGACTCGACGAGCCGATCGGCCGGGGCGACACCGTGTATCTGACGGCGGCCGACGCCGACGGCAACGTCGTGTCGCTCATCCAGTCGCTCTACGAGACCTTCGGCTCGGGCATTGTCGCGGGCGACACCGGGATCATGCTCCACGACCGCGGCAACCTCTTCACGCTGACCCCCGGCCACCCGAACCAGATCGCGCCGGGCAAGCGGCCGTTCCACACGCTGATTCCGGCCATGGTGATGAAGGACGGCGTGCCCTGGGTGTCGTTCGGGGTGATGGGCGGCGACATGCAGGCGCAGGGGCACGCGCAGGTGCTCGTCAACCTGATCGACTTCGGGATGAACATCCAGGAGGCCGGAGAGGCGCCGCGGTTCCGAGACAGCGGCGCGGGACTGGCGCTGGAATCGGCGTTCTCCGAGGAGGCGCGGACCGGCCTCACCGCGCGCGGCTACACGTTGATCCAGAGCGTCGGCGTCTGGGGTGGGTTCCAGGGGATTCTCATCGACCCCAAGACGCACGTGCTGCAGGCGGGATCGGATCCGAGAAAAGACGGGATGGCGGCCGGCTGGTAG
- a CDS encoding ornithine cyclodeaminase family protein, protein MPVLLTEADVRAVLPMDDLIAAMETALERFSAGAVRQPLRSVVDTGGHGFYGVMPAYLEDPPALGTKLVSVYHGNPARGLTSHLATIVLHDPETGELQAVMDGRYITEARTAAVSAASVRRLAREDARALAIFGTGVQARSHAAALLRVRPFASIRVWGRHGDRAAALARDLAVSTGVRVEAVATARDAAAGADVIALVTASTEPVLTRDVVREGTHVCAVGACRPNQREMDTALVRAGCVFVDSREGALAEAGDLVIPMKEGAIEASHIAAELGEVIGGRHPGRRTTDEITIFKSLGMAVEDVAAARLAFERSVAAGLGRGVIV, encoded by the coding sequence ATGCCGGTGCTCCTGACAGAAGCGGACGTGCGTGCCGTCCTGCCGATGGACGACCTGATTGCCGCGATGGAGACGGCGCTCGAGCGCTTCTCAGCGGGCGCGGTGCGGCAGCCGCTCCGCAGCGTCGTGGACACGGGCGGCCACGGCTTCTACGGCGTGATGCCGGCCTACCTCGAGGACCCGCCGGCGCTCGGCACCAAGCTCGTGTCGGTCTATCACGGCAATCCGGCCCGCGGACTGACCTCGCACCTGGCGACGATCGTCCTGCACGATCCGGAGACCGGCGAACTGCAGGCGGTCATGGACGGCCGCTACATCACCGAGGCGCGGACGGCCGCCGTGTCGGCGGCATCGGTCAGACGACTGGCGCGCGAAGATGCGCGCGCGCTTGCGATCTTCGGGACGGGCGTGCAGGCCCGCAGTCATGCGGCAGCGCTGCTGCGGGTCCGCCCCTTCGCCTCGATTCGCGTCTGGGGGCGGCATGGCGATCGCGCCGCGGCGCTGGCGCGCGACCTGGCGGTGTCGACAGGCGTACGAGTCGAAGCCGTGGCGACGGCTCGCGATGCGGCCGCCGGCGCCGACGTCATCGCGCTGGTGACCGCGTCGACCGAGCCCGTGCTGACGCGCGACGTGGTGCGCGAGGGCACGCACGTCTGCGCCGTCGGGGCCTGCCGTCCCAATCAACGCGAGATGGATACGGCGCTCGTCCGGGCGGGATGCGTGTTCGTCGATTCGCGCGAAGGCGCACTGGCCGAAGCCGGCGACCTGGTGATCCCGATGAAGGAAGGCGCCATCGAGGCCTCGCACATCGCGGCCGAGCTCGGCGAGGTCATCGGCGGACGTCATCCGGGGCGGCGCACCACTGACGAGATCACCATCTTCAAATCGCTGGGTATGGCTGTGGAAGACGTCGCCGCGGCGAGGCTGGCCTTCGAGCGATCGGTGGCGGCCGGGCTGGGGCGCGGGGTGATCGTGTAG
- a CDS encoding mechanosensitive ion channel family protein, with product MLLGTMSLTVNRLVRRKLRLSVALLVAFVASDLVLMLWDTRLHLSGETISELGAFSRLAVAAAIINAVVVLVINPLREDRVPDRFPTILQDAVVLALVLLASTFLSQQLLTTSAVSAVVLGFALQDTLGNAFAGLAIQSERPFHVGHWVKIADFEGRVVEVTWRATKLRTKAGNLVVVPNNVVSKEAITNYSQPAAPMRLSVDVGASYLTAPNQVKAAILEAVRHCTHVLQAPAPDVVLQAFDASAIAYKARFWISDFGEDELARDEVRTAIYYSFQRHGIEIPWPIQIEYSRDWKDPDPRAKADAIERVLTRIDLFAGMPPEFRRELALAAGSAVYGAGETVVRQGDPGQSMFVVAQGTVAVLIEETRTEVARIEAGGYFGEMSLLTGDPRTATVLAVGDVEVIEIGADLFRRFAAVHPEALERIGAAALARRAGLEAARSAVNGAAATETATFMSRMKKFLRVG from the coding sequence GTGCTGCTCGGGACGATGAGCCTGACCGTCAACCGGCTGGTGCGGCGCAAGCTGCGCTTGTCGGTGGCGCTGCTCGTCGCCTTCGTCGCGTCCGATCTCGTGCTGATGCTCTGGGACACCCGCCTGCATCTCTCGGGCGAGACCATCTCCGAGTTAGGCGCCTTTTCGCGGCTCGCGGTGGCGGCCGCGATCATCAACGCCGTCGTGGTGCTGGTGATCAACCCGCTGCGCGAAGACCGCGTCCCCGACCGGTTCCCGACCATCCTGCAGGACGCGGTGGTGCTGGCCCTGGTGCTGCTCGCTTCCACCTTCCTGAGCCAGCAGCTGCTGACCACGTCCGCCGTCAGCGCGGTGGTGTTGGGGTTTGCGCTGCAGGATACGCTCGGGAACGCCTTCGCCGGGCTCGCCATCCAGAGCGAGCGCCCGTTCCACGTCGGCCACTGGGTCAAGATCGCCGACTTCGAAGGGCGGGTCGTCGAGGTCACGTGGCGGGCAACGAAGCTGCGCACCAAGGCGGGCAACCTGGTGGTCGTGCCGAACAACGTCGTCTCGAAGGAGGCGATCACCAACTATTCGCAGCCGGCGGCGCCGATGCGCCTCTCCGTCGACGTCGGCGCGTCGTATCTGACCGCGCCCAACCAGGTGAAGGCGGCGATCCTCGAGGCGGTACGGCACTGCACCCACGTGCTGCAGGCGCCGGCTCCAGACGTGGTGCTGCAGGCGTTCGACGCCTCGGCGATTGCCTACAAGGCGCGCTTCTGGATCAGCGACTTCGGCGAGGACGAACTGGCGCGCGACGAGGTCCGGACGGCGATCTACTACTCGTTCCAGCGCCACGGCATCGAGATTCCGTGGCCGATCCAGATCGAATACAGCCGCGACTGGAAGGACCCCGACCCGCGGGCCAAGGCCGATGCGATCGAGCGCGTGCTGACGCGCATCGACCTGTTCGCCGGGATGCCGCCGGAGTTCAGGCGCGAGCTCGCGCTGGCCGCCGGCAGCGCGGTCTACGGCGCCGGGGAGACGGTGGTGCGACAGGGGGACCCCGGCCAGTCGATGTTCGTGGTGGCGCAGGGGACGGTGGCGGTCCTCATCGAAGAGACGCGCACGGAGGTCGCCCGCATCGAGGCCGGCGGCTATTTCGGCGAGATGTCGCTGCTCACCGGCGACCCGCGGACCGCGACCGTGCTGGCCGTCGGCGACGTCGAGGTGATCGAGATCGGCGCCGATCTGTTCCGCCGCTTCGCCGCCGTCCATCCCGAAGCGCTCGAGCGGATCGGCGCGGCCGCACTGGCCCGGCGGGCCGGCCTCGAAGCGGCGCGCAGCGCCGTCAACGGCGCCGCGGCCACCGAAACCGCGACGTTCATGTCGCGGATGAAGAAGTTCCTGCGCGTCGGCTGA